The nucleotide sequence CAGGCCTTGCTGCAGGAACCGACACTGTAGCTGGTGCAGAAGGGGATGCCTCTAACTCTGGGCTGCCTTCCGTCAGTTTTTGACCCTTTCGAAcaaactttttctttttcttcggtTCCAATTCCTCCGTTATACCGGCCAAATGTCCCTCGTTATAGTTCACTTGTTTCCTCTTCCTGACCTTTGTCGGGCCGACTAATTCAGAGAAAATGTTTTCAGAGAAGGCAGAGGCAGAACTAgtggcatcatcatcataagtCATGTCGGAACCAACTTCACTTTGGTCAGGCAGATCAAATGAACCTGCTGGTGAGAGTGGCGTCTGCTCAGTCACACCAGGAGCAGAAACTACACCAGGAGCTAACACCACAACAGGAGCTGACACGACAACAGGAGCTGACACCACCCCAGGAGCAGACTCCACAACAGAAGCAGCTGGCAGAACTTCACGGCGTTTCTTTGGCAACCGTTCTGTTTTTGCTTTTGTTGTTAACGACTTGACCACTTCTTCTTGTACGACATGGTTTGGAAACTTCTCGTAGTGCGCCACCAAGTCTTTCATTATCATACAATAAAAGTCACATTCGCGCAGCATGCAAAACTGGACATATTTCCGTTGACGGTTATACTGCGCCTTCAAGTCGATACTGACGAGGTTCTCCGTTGGGTGAAAATGCATTATATGAATCTTCAACGGTAAAACGTGATCATTTGCTTCATCGCAGTACATACATTTATATCCTGTAGGCATTCCAGTATAATTGGAGACAAACTTCTTTACATATCGGCGCTTTTTTGGAGATGCAGGTTTCTTTTTGGGTAGTGCAGCTTTGACTGAGCCTATGAAATTATTTATGGCTTCATCAAATAGTTTACTTTCCTCCTCGGCGGGTATCTCATCAAGATCGGGTATCTGATCAGGTGACATGAGGCCCTCTGGTGGCAGATAAGGAACTTCCTCACTCGTTCCATCATCAGGCAGCGTCTCAGATTCAGTTTCTTGTTCAGCATTCATATCTTCATGACCACCTGTGTCTCCTTTTGGAGCCTCCTCCACTTTGTTTTCCTCCCCATTGCTATCCTCATCTACCTTATCTGATGACAATTCTTCATCAGGCTTCCTATCATCTTCCTCAAGTCTCTCTTTATCACGCCCGGAAATACtctcatcatcatggtaactgGCCGCCGTATCCACCCCACCAACGGAACACCGCTCGTCCTCAACATCCTCAAATAAACGGATCCCCCGATCATCCACAGATTCTGACACATGACTGCCAATGCTCTCAGACTCCAAATCTTCACTATCTGACTCTGCACTTGCCCGCTGCACAACCAAGTTGCTACTCTTCCCAATATTATCCAACCAAGTATCAAGATCATTCTTTTCAGGCTCTTCTTCAGACCCCTGCACATCTGGTTCTATATATAGATCAGGCATTGgagatgaccttgaacttgaaaGTGATTGTGACTTTGGGTCTGATTTCTTATCAGCAAGGTCAATATTTTTCAGTAAAGGCATTTCACTATCAGAATCAGACTGGGACgatttttcatcttcattttcaccATTTGAATCAGAATGAGCTTCTATATCCTCTAGTGTCCTTCTCCTGTCATCTTCCTTGCTATTCCAAGTGTCTTGGTTCAACGGTGGCGTTTTATCCTGCAACTCTTCTGGTTCCGGAGACTTGAAAGGTTCAGTGAAACTACGAGGACTGAACATGTCGCTGACTGAAGAGCCCTCTATACTCGCTCCAAGAGACTTCAACTGATTTATCGTAGATTCAACATTCAAGGTCATGCTGTCCGCATCGGAGTTTTTTTCTGCATCCGAAGCGTTATCATCAGCAGATGGCATATCTACATCGATTGGTTCATCTTCTTGAGATTCAGCGCCATCCTCAGGCAGATATTTTAACtgtttgtccttttcagcgtcTTTTTCTAATTCATGGACAGATTCATCTTTGTTGGCCACTCTTTCAGGCTCATCGACTGATTCATCCTCCTTTTCAGGTTCATGGACTGATTCATCCTTCTCTGATTGAGGCACTGATTCAGCATCTGAGATTCCCCCCTCAACGACAGACTCTAACTTCTCTTTATCAACTCCAGGTGTCACTTCAATAGGTTCACTGGCTTTCTCTAAAGGCAAGTCATCGAGGGCTGATTGAGAGTTACTCTCATCACCACTCTTGTTAATTGTAATCTGGAAATCTTCGTCTTCTGTATCTCCAGCATCATTAAAAAGTCCGGCCTCATCCAAATTGCTGTCATCCATCTCATCCCTGTCTTTTTCCGACTCATCATCGCTACTAACCAATTTCCTGACTTTCCGCTTCTTTGGCCGCAGATTCATTGTGCTTGTTTTTGCTTGCCTTGGGAAACGGCACGACCTGGTACCGGAATCATCAGCATCACTATTAGCATCCGCATCTGcatctttgtcttcttcttgaTCAGATTCAGAGTCATCACTACTGATCACTTCCAGGACTCTTCGCCTCTTACATTTTGGACCCCAGGTCCGGGATTTTTTACGAGAAGAAGCAACAGCTTTGGTGTTTGGTACGTATCTCTTAACCGGGGAAGAAGCAGACTCAGTTTCGGAGTCTATGGTTGCCTTGGGTGATGAGGTATCTTTTTGTTCCTCCTCCTCCGTGTCATCTTCCTCTGGCTTCTCCACCAGTGGATCCTCCGATGGTGGGATGCAGTGCTCGCTATGCGCAACCAGCTCATCATAAACGGTCGTTGAGTACAAACAGCTGCGGTTACTGCACATAAAGATAAGGTCCTGGTTTTCTGTGTCGGCGTTCTGCATGAGATTCACGGCAATCAACTCTCGTCCCCGATGTTCAATGAGAATGTGAACTTTCAAACAGTACAAATCCGCATTTGAGAAATCACAATGATTACATTGGTATCCATGAGGGACACTACAGTCATCCTCCTCCTGTGAGTTGTGCATTAACGCTGACTCGATATCTGTGGAAGGATCCGGATGTTCAGAAGCAATGTGTTCAACAATATCCTCCATTGTACTGCTTGTGTAATCACAGAATGGACAGTTACTGATTTCATCCCCTTGGAAACTGATGCTGATACACTGACCGACACGCTTCCCAGGATGAGACACCACAGTGTGGCTGAATATAACTTTCCTGACCGTTGATTCATGAGGACAATATGGACATCGATACCAGCGCTTCCCATTATGTTTATATAAATGTTGTTGAATATCTTTACGGTCTGATGTCGTATATGTGCAGAAGTTACAAGAGAATTTAGGGAGGGCACGAGTGTAGACAACCTTGCAGTAATTCTCAATGGGGACATACACATGGCCTGGCTCACTGGGTTTGTTGCTTACAACCTCTTCTACAGCTCCAGAAGGAGCCAGTCGTACGGTTCGAGGAGCCGAGGTACATGTAGACGTAGGAACAACCCTAGCTTGTACAATCCGTTTGCCATTGCTGTCAATCGAGTGATAGACAACCTTGGTCATCCTTGGCCCAACACTAAAACTAGGTGTAGTCACTGACGATGTGGTACCTGGCAAAGTTCTCATCACAACGATTGGCGGTGGATTTCCGGAAGTGGAGAGCTGAGATCCCGTTGGGACTATCCGCACAGAAGGCTGAGATCCATGAGATGTTTGGAACTGGCGTAATAATGATGTAGCGGCACCAATTGTAACTGGAGTTTGATTTCGTCCAGAGATGATCAACGTTGGCTGGTTGGCACTCGAGACGTTCGCAGAACCAATGGAGGACACGACAGAGCCAAGTACTACCCTAGGTGCACTTCTATTTGTACGGTTGATTTGTTGAAGTAAAGCTTGTGAAAGGGTTGTTACAGAAGTTGATGAAGATGTCACTGAGGAAACAGCTATTACATTACGATGTGGTGCTGATGAAGTGGAAGCCTTTGAAACAGAGTCTTGCGCGTCagatttttctttcttgattgTTGACGGGTCAACTGGCAGCGACTTGTTGTTATCCGTTGTTTTGGATTTGACCGTGCCATCAGGAATGGTGTTTATCTCAACCTCACCACTGGCATTTACAGTGTAAATCCTGCGAGGAACCTCCGTGGGTGTAGAGTTGGTGGGTTTGGATACTGTGGTTGTCACATTAGTTGGCTCAATTGACAACAACTGATTGATAGTCTTAGTAGTGGCAGTAGGCACAGTAGGAGCATTCATTCTCGCTGTAAGTGGACCTGACTGGCTTGGGGTTGATACCGGCACTTGTGACGCATTGAGTTGTAATCTACCATTAGGACCAGAGCTGACAGGGACTAACATGCCTGCCCCTTTAGAATCCGTTGGTTGAAGAAACAACTGTCCTCCTTTGTTGATGAGGGTAAACTTGTTCTTGCCGCTGTTGAGGCTGATATTGGTTCCAGGCGAGAGTTTGAAGAAGGATTTACTCCCCGATGGCAGATTGGACGGCAAGACATTAGATGAAGCAGAGGTGGTGGCAGTACTCGTTGTAACCGTTGAGGACACCATTGACACAATTGGCGTTGATGTGGACGAGTTCCGTCGGGCTGCTTGACGTGTTGCATGCAATGGACTTGATGCACGCTGAATATTAGTCAAATTTGGGAAATTTGTAAAAGTCTTTTGTACTCCTGTACTCATGATTGGAACTGTGCTTGTCTTGGTCAAGTTTACCATTGAACTGGTCATCATGGATGCAGGGGTTGTTATATTAACAGGAGGTGTGGAACCGGTTGTTGAGTTGGTTGTCAGGAGTACCGGTGGCATGGTGATGAAAGGGCTAGAGGCAGTTGTTGATGGCTGGATCAGGAAGTAACCATCCGGTGTTTTAATGACCGTATTTGGCCCGATCGTCATATTTGCTGGCAGTACGATATTCTTCTTGTTCCCCGCCATGTCAACAGAAGTGATAGTGGTTGCTTTCGTTGTGACGATCTCGCTCATATTCGGTTGAGACAGACAACTTGGCATCACAACTTGAGCAGTCGTGGCTCCAGTGTTTTGGTTCACTGTCACATTCTGTGAGCTGACTATGTTCTTGGTGTTGATGACTGAGTCCAGAGTTGCATCAATACTTGAAGGCTTATTCATTAACAGATTCGTTAAGTTTGGTGCCTTGGCAGTAAGTGGTGACTTAGCAGTCGGAGAACTTGTGATCCTCCTCTCATTCACAAGTTGTTCAATCCTTTTAAGAGTTCCCGTTGAAAGCCCAGTAGATGTGGAGTCTTGCTCAACTGCAGAATTATCAGAGACATTTTTTCCATCACAAAGATTAGACTCAATCATCATGTCGACAACATAATCATTTTTCGCCCGCGCTTTTTCTGCATTGTACGCCCGTTTACTGGCACTTCTACGACCTTCAGAAACACCATTGGGGATCATTCTGTTGGTTTCCGTCATCATTTCAACAAGGTTGTCATGTTTGGCCTTCATACTCCTGCATACTAGTGTTGTGAAGATGTCATTCTGGTCTTCCATGTGTTTAATCCGCGGCTGCACACCTGGGTGGCACAGAACACTGTGCTGGGCAACAAGTGGGGCAAACTGGCCGGCAAACTTACAACCAGTCACATCGCAAAGCCACGTTTTGGAGTCTTCTTTACCGGTGAAGCGCGACCTTGAGACGAACAACTGGTGTAACCTTTTGACCTCTTTGATGTCCTCCATGTCGCCTGTGGCAACCGAGCGGACAAGCGGCATGTGGAAGTCAGCAAACACGACCAGATACAAGTATGAGGTACATATATCGTAATGATACTCTGTGACATCTATCGGGTCATTCACCACAGTGACGTTCATTAGGCGATGGACGACAACACGTGGTGCCTTGCTCTCTGCGTCATCTTCCGCTGACCCCTTGACAACGCGATTGTATAACTTAACCTCTTCCCCGCTGTGAACAGACTTGAGGTGTTTTATGGCCGGTGTGAATTGTTCAAATTTATTGAAGCAATGCGGACAAATCCAGCAGCCAGCATGGATTAAAACGTGGCGCTCCATTGCCATTTTTGTATTTGTACGGAAGTCACACAAAGCGCAGAAATAACGCTTTCCTTTCCCGAATTCTAGAATAATCTCATTAGAGGTTGGCGGCTCGTTAAACACACTGGTTTTTTCTAGCTCATGTGATTCGTCAACGAGACTGTCCATCTGTGACAGCGCAATCACGTTGTAATCTTCACCCGAGCAATCCAAACAGCTCCGATGTGTCCCCATATGTTTAAGCAGACCTAACCGAGTGACTGACTGGAATCCACACTTCTTACACAAAAACAAATGCTTCACAACATGAGATATAAACATGTTGCGGTTTGCGCTactgaaattacaaaaattacagaaAAACATTGGGACCTGACCCGACAGTTCTGCTGATTTAAACGCCACCTTACAACTAACACCAACCGCTTCTTGGCAACATTTTAGAAAGTCACCTTGGTCGACAATACGTAACTTCACCTGGGAACTATCCTCGTTTTTCTCATTAATATTTTCCGGCAGTTTCCGTCGTTCTGATCTTGGCAATTTTACCGTGAGTGATGATTTAATAGTAGGTGTTTGTTTCGATAATCGCTCCAGTTCATTTAAGTCTACTTTGCTGTTAGGAACTGGCCCCTGCGCTGATGAGGCATTCAAAGCACCAACAGATTTCTCAACAGGAGGCGTTTCCTGAATGACCATACAGTCATTAGAGTCGTCGTCTGCAGGAAGTTCTAAAACGACACAATCCTTGGCATCTGTTCCTTCATTCTCCAAGACAACAGGCTCAGTGTCATTTGACACCGTTTCCAGTTCTGTGGGTGCTGCATCATCTAGACTAGCAGTATCACCTATCCTAACGTTTTCATTTATGGACGGCGTATTGACATTTTCATCCGCCGCTAAGCTACACACGCTCGATATCTGTAGACAGAGGGCGCTGCCCAGTTCTTCATCGTGGGAAGGCATCGTGTGGTTGATAGATGGCATTACATCTGAAGAGAAAGGAAAGTATATTCAGGTACAAATACAACAGTCAACCACATGTTGGGCTAGATTGACAGGGTGACccataaatgaaacggccaggggccattgtactcaccgtatagatatttggtgctttggaattcatccaggttaagaaacattgtacatgtatagtatataggtcaaaccaaagtcggcatgacatgtgatgtattatcgttgcttggagtaagtaccataagaatatcatcaaaaacaagtcactaataaacgagatattgcactttttacttatTTTAGTTTcagcctcctggtggccaaattgagtaccagatcagatcgaaattcgccgtacgaggtaacatgacgtagggagtcatgtgtaccaaatttcaagttcatagcttaagtggttaagaaacgtgctatagttacaatcaaacgaccaatttacgccatttgacctctgtgaccttgaaaagcaggtcaaatcaaaaactcatatgatatgtgatgtatccttgctaggagaacctaccataaaaatgttattgaaaacgaatcactaatattaataagagatatcacactttctaggttttcacttttggccccctggtggccaagtcgagaatcagaccggactgaaatcagggtcagaggtcagctgacctagggggtcctttgtacaaagtctcaagttcatagccttaggggttaacaaacgttccacagttacgctcaaatggccaatttacgccatttgacctctgtgaccttgacaaatatgtcaaatcaaaaacatgtatcatatgtgatgtatccttgctaggagtatctaccataaaatttttaccaaaagctaatcagtaataagcgagatatggcactattcaaatttttggttttggccccctggtggccaagttaagaatcagaccggaccgaaaatcagtgtcacaggtcatctgacctagggggtcatgtgtaccaagtttaaagttcatagctttagtggttaagaaacgtgccatatttacacacaaacggccaattcacaccttttgacctctgtgaccttgaaaagtacgccacatcgacctgattttttgtcaacatgtatagctacgtaacaggtgtctacataccaaatttaaagactacaggacgaataaagacaaaacgtgccactgtcggtgaaattttagagtttgacctcggtgaccttgacaagtaggtcaaatcaaaaacccgtatgatatgtgatgtatccttgctaggggtacccaccataaattttttagcaaaaacaaatcagtaatataTAATAAACGAGTTATCacattttttaagttttttgttttagccccctggtggccaggtgaagaatcagactggaccgaaattggctgtcagaggtcatgtgacctaggtcataatgtgtacaaagttgcaagttcatagcacaagcggttaagaaacgtgccacacaggatatggacgacgatggacgcagggctatcgtatagaatCCCCTAACGCagtaacggtgagccaaaaatgcccCTGGCCAATATGTGGATTGGAACAGGACAAATTGGGGACAAATTTTAAGTTTGATTTCCAGGATaaattgtgactttgtcctatAGAATGGATTATGACTTTGTGAGTTTGTCCTCCATTTTTAAACTTGTGACTATCCTAGGATGCTGCTAGAACTTATAGAAGTAGAACACACCAATTGTGACAACTTATTGTGACTGTATTACCAGAGAGAATGCGGCTGTCAAATGAACCAACAGTACGTGTATGATTGTATTCTAAAGACTCACCCATCATTTTGTCTTTATTAGTGCCTTTGCTCCTTTCTTCCATTAACCCATCTTGCAAATCCGACATGTCTGATTTCTCAACACTGATCATTTCGAGTTCAGGTTCCTTCTCTGAGTTCACAACAACCATGTTGACGTCAACAGGTATTGTATCAAGTCCATCAACTCTTTTTAATGAAACCATGTCCACAAGTTCACTGTCCTTTTCTGATGGAACCAGGTCAACATCAGCAGCCACTGTTTCAAGTACACCATCGTTGTCTACAGGCACCATATGGACATCATCAAGAGCACATTTTGATTGAGATTGCTTCAGTTCAGAGTCATCATCGTCTAAATTCAGCCTAGCTTCTGCAACAGCTTTCTCACCGTCCTTTGAAATAGATCCCATAGAAATGCAAGTGTCTAATTCACCACTGGATTTTCCTTTGACCTCCGGCACATCAGTACAAGATTTTTCAGCACTGCCAGTTAATGTACCACTTGAGTTCGTATAATCAGTGATTTGAGAAACAGTTTTGGCAGAATCTGCTGGTTCTTTGAGACCGACGTTGGCACCAAAACTGACCGATTCAGGACCTTGGACAGTATCCATTTCATTCGAGTCTTCATCGGAGGTGCAATCAGAAAAAAGAGTGGTTTCAAGCTGAGCTGCGGCCTGAGCAGTTTCCTGTAGTTCATTGGCCGACGATGCCAGCTCACCATTTTTCATTCTAGTAACAGACAGCTGAGATTGTGGATCCAAATTGTTCACATCACAATCAGAAGCAAGTTGCAAAGATGAAGAACAACTGCCTGAAACTGGCTTTTCTTTGCCGCTACTTTTACCCGATATTTCATCTACCATGCCGTCTTGGACAAGTTCTAAAAAGTTCGATCCCTTTACAATCCCAGGAGACATCAGATCTTTTTCAGAACCATCAGCATCCAAAAGCACACTCCTAATCCTAGTCACATTGATATCATCATGGCCTATTTCGGGCCCAATGTCCCCCGTTGTGACATTCAGAATTTGTAAATTATGTAACGGATCACTCTCATCATCATCTGGATTGTAATCAgtttttgttttagcaccagACACATCTTTGCAATTCTCCGAAATGGCCAAAAGACTGTTACTAATATCATTACCAgccggtgctgccatctgttgttCTGAAGAGGAACCAGTACTCTTAGATGCTCCTATGTCGTTATCCCCATCTAGATTATCACAAACTTTTGCTGCCACATCGAGTTCTCTAAACAAGCTATCCTCATTCATTGCCACCATCTCCTTCACCTCATTGACTGGTTTTGATGCCTTCTTAGACTCAGGCGGAAGTAAAACTGGTAAATCACCATTGCCCGGTTGCACCATGTCTTCAACCTCCCCAAGAGATGGCGCGGGAGAGAATGATGGGGTATTCAAGTCAGCCATCTTCATTCACACCATGGCCTGAAAGTGGATAAAAATACTTGTCAAAATACATATAGTTGAGGTTGAATAGTTCACCTGTGGCTATCTCAACAGAACATAACTTCAATTTATACAAGTGACAATGCCATCAGGAGATAAGTAGATTGTAAGGAGTTTCAAGACCCCCATGATAATACACATAAAATACGCTGGGAGTGGGACATCAAAACTACCAGTACGCAGTTTTGAAGTATAATCAATCACTGTGAcaattagccccccccccccccccatattgaTTATAATGGCCAATAGGAAAAATGAACTaagactacatgtactatgtagAAAATACCCAAGCCCGAGGCCCCATTGATTTGACAAACAGTTCGACATTCCCTTCCAACAACGACAGTATACTgtataggccctttgccagacaCGCCGGTACCACTTACTTTAAATCCGGCGTATCTGGAAAAAAATAGCATAATGGCTATTGACACTTCACTTGACAATGGAAGCAGAAACCCATCCATTGCAAGTGCAATGCACTGAACACAGAACTTAGCATCCATTCTACTTATTGTTTTCTTCGTTACGGCTCTCTCGCAATCTAATTGAATCACGTGACCCAAATCGAtcgacgccatcttgaaaatatatcGCTAAGAACGATCGTAAATTCGACCGTAAAATAGCCCACAAAAAACAATCAAAGCCTAATACGAACCTAAAATCGGCGATCAGACAATCTTTATGTAGTTATATTTCGAGCGAAATCATTAAAGTTATCATTAGTAGCATAACAACCGAGCATTGATCAGccgaaaatgagaaaaatcgctCAGATGGGTCGGCGTTCGGTGATTTTGAATGTACAGGcgatgtacacaaaatgtacagagtATGGGGCGCTTTTAGGCCCATCGGAAATTcagtgtttgtaaacaaatggGCGAAGCACGTTAGGGCAAAATCTCTAAGATTTGAGAAAATTACATAATGTCACTCACTAAGATGATGAtgtgaagaaaatatgaaaaatgttgAAGTTAATCAGACTTTTAGAAATAGTCGAGAAC is from Lineus longissimus chromosome 18, tnLinLong1.2, whole genome shotgun sequence and encodes:
- the LOC135502031 gene encoding uncharacterized protein LOC135502031, with the translated sequence MKMADLNTPSFSPAPSLGEVEDMVQPGNGDLPVLLPPESKKASKPVNEVKEMVAMNEDSLFRELDVAAKVCDNLDGDNDIGASKSTGSSSEQQMAAPAGNDISNSLLAISENCKDVSGAKTKTDYNPDDDESDPLHNLQILNVTTGDIGPEIGHDDINVTRIRSVLLDADGSEKDLMSPGIVKGSNFLELVQDGMVDEISGKSSGKEKPVSGSCSSSLQLASDCDVNNLDPQSQLSVTRMKNGELASSANELQETAQAAAQLETTLFSDCTSDEDSNEMDTVQGPESVSFGANVGLKEPADSAKTVSQITDYTNSSGTLTGSAEKSCTDVPEVKGKSSGELDTCISMGSISKDGEKAVAEARLNLDDDDSELKQSQSKCALDDVHMVPVDNDGVLETVAADVDLVPSEKDSELVDMVSLKRVDGLDTIPVDVNMVVVNSEKEPELEMISVEKSDMSDLQDGLMEERSKGTNKDKMMDVMPSINHTMPSHDEELGSALCLQISSVCSLAADENVNTPSINENVRIGDTASLDDAAPTELETVSNDTEPVVLENEGTDAKDCVVLELPADDDSNDCMVIQETPPVEKSVGALNASSAQGPVPNSKVDLNELERLSKQTPTIKSSLTVKLPRSERRKLPENINEKNEDSSQVKLRIVDQGDFLKCCQEAVGVSCKVAFKSAELSGQVPMFFCNFCNFSSANRNMFISHVVKHLFLCKKCGFQSVTRLGLLKHMGTHRSCLDCSGEDYNVIALSQMDSLVDESHELEKTSVFNEPPTSNEIILEFGKGKRYFCALCDFRTNTKMAMERHVLIHAGCWICPHCFNKFEQFTPAIKHLKSVHSGEEVKLYNRVVKGSAEDDAESKAPRVVVHRLMNVTVVNDPIDVTEYHYDICTSYLYLVVFADFHMPLVRSVATGDMEDIKEVKRLHQLFVSRSRFTGKEDSKTWLCDVTGCKFAGQFAPLVAQHSVLCHPGVQPRIKHMEDQNDIFTTLVCRSMKAKHDNLVEMMTETNRMIPNGVSEGRRSASKRAYNAEKARAKNDYVVDMMIESNLCDGKNVSDNSAVEQDSTSTGLSTGTLKRIEQLVNERRITSSPTAKSPLTAKAPNLTNLLMNKPSSIDATLDSVINTKNIVSSQNVTVNQNTGATTAQVVMPSCLSQPNMSEIVTTKATTITSVDMAGNKKNIVLPANMTIGPNTVIKTPDGYFLIQPSTTASSPFITMPPVLLTTNSTTGSTPPVNITTPASMMTSSMVNLTKTSTVPIMSTGVQKTFTNFPNLTNIQRASSPLHATRQAARRNSSTSTPIVSMVSSTVTTSTATTSASSNVLPSNLPSGSKSFFKLSPGTNISLNSGKNKFTLINKGGQLFLQPTDSKGAGMLVPVSSGPNGRLQLNASQVPVSTPSQSGPLTARMNAPTVPTATTKTINQLLSIEPTNVTTTVSKPTNSTPTEVPRRIYTVNASGEVEINTIPDGTVKSKTTDNNKSLPVDPSTIKKEKSDAQDSVSKASTSSAPHRNVIAVSSVTSSSTSVTTLSQALLQQINRTNRSAPRVVLGSVVSSIGSANVSSANQPTLIISGRNQTPVTIGAATSLLRQFQTSHGSQPSVRIVPTGSQLSTSGNPPPIVVMRTLPGTTSSVTTPSFSVGPRMTKVVYHSIDSNGKRIVQARVVPTSTCTSAPRTVRLAPSGAVEEVVSNKPSEPGHVYVPIENYCKVVYTRALPKFSCNFCTYTTSDRKDIQQHLYKHNGKRWYRCPYCPHESTVRKVIFSHTVVSHPGKRVGQCISISFQGDEISNCPFCDYTSSTMEDIVEHIASEHPDPSTDIESALMHNSQEEDDCSVPHGYQCNHCDFSNADLYCLKVHILIEHRGRELIAVNLMQNADTENQDLIFMCSNRSCLYSTTVYDELVAHSEHCIPPSEDPLVEKPEEDDTEEEEQKDTSSPKATIDSETESASSPVKRYVPNTKAVASSRKKSRTWGPKCKRRRVLEVISSDDSESDQEEDKDADADANSDADDSGTRSCRFPRQAKTSTMNLRPKKRKVRKLVSSDDESEKDRDEMDDSNLDEAGLFNDAGDTEDEDFQITINKSGDESNSQSALDDLPLEKASEPIEVTPGVDKEKLESVVEGGISDAESVPQSEKDESVHEPEKEDESVDEPERVANKDESVHELEKDAEKDKQLKYLPEDGAESQEDEPIDVDMPSADDNASDAEKNSDADSMTLNVESTINQLKSLGASIEGSSVSDMFSPRSFTEPFKSPEPEELQDKTPPLNQDTWNSKEDDRRRTLEDIEAHSDSNGENEDEKSSQSDSDSEMPLLKNIDLADKKSDPKSQSLSSSRSSPMPDLYIEPDVQGSEEEPEKNDLDTWLDNIGKSSNLVVQRASAESDSEDLESESIGSHVSESVDDRGIRLFEDVEDERCSVGGVDTAASYHDDESISGRDKERLEEDDRKPDEELSSDKVDEDSNGEENKVEEAPKGDTGGHEDMNAEQETESETLPDDGTSEEVPYLPPEGLMSPDQIPDLDEIPAEEESKLFDEAINNFIGSVKAALPKKKPASPKKRRYVKKFVSNYTGMPTGYKCMYCDEANDHVLPLKIHIMHFHPTENLVSIDLKAQYNRQRKYVQFCMLRECDFYCMIMKDLVAHYEKFPNHVVQEEVVKSLTTKAKTERLPKKRREVLPAASVVESAPGVVSAPVVVSAPVVVLAPGVVSAPGVTEQTPLSPAGSFDLPDQSEVGSDMTYDDDATSSASAFSENIFSELVGPTKVRKRKQVNYNEGHLAGITEELEPKKKKKFVRKGQKLTEGSPELEASPSAPATVSVPAARPGSVLLAPFAPEIPDEAVVLSPKKSDKLIPLIKIVSVKKEAMVKKESPTKKGSSVVVSDKADKVSTDFKWNLKCGHCLFHDKNVPNMKNHLTEKHADEPKVFATDVYARHQRKKSSIFICLKPKCDYKTYKYENMVHHKDSDCGKIPLPEPVTANQSFSDMDQPVSDSTSDYSLYSSPQSGKTASPLKASPCSRVAKDSQNAHLSIPDVHKCHYCDNFSVDNVNIAVIAQIQHHHKQHHPDEKCVLVNEKNRFLNKPSRTFVCVEYGCTFFSATAAMLFAHQTGHEDPTMKEFHPESDVLATYDDVMDL